The proteins below come from a single Dendropsophus ebraccatus isolate aDenEbr1 chromosome 15, aDenEbr1.pat, whole genome shotgun sequence genomic window:
- the NANP gene encoding N-acylneuraminate-9-phosphatase isoform X2 produces the protein MAFPLLLSPVQVIKLLVDKGQFSEEDARTICNNFQIKLLHETFDSSQMTIDDLRVSHFEASMQDIRSGGHMDLAKECYNVWKTNRLRLMTLPESIKSMLRELRKSASLVLLTNGNRQVQREKIEACGVSPYFDAIVVGGEHAEEKPAPSIFLHCCDLVQVKPEDCVMVGDNLDTDILGGLNAGLKATIWLNNNTHVTSDPKPAPHYIIDSMTRLPEVLRNL, from the exons atggcttttccccttctcttgtctccagttcag gTAATAAAGTTACTGGTTGATAAAGGTCAGTTCAGTGAAGAGGACGCTCGCACTATATGTAATAATTTCCAAATAAAACTTCTTCATGAAACCTTTGATTCCTCCCAAATGACCATTGATGACCTCCGGGTCTCACACTTTGAAGCATCCATGCAGGACATCAGATCTGGGGGCCATATGGACTTAGCCAAAGAGTGTTACAATGTATGGAAAACAAACCGCCTAAGGCTCATGACACTGCCAGAAAGCATCAAAAGTATGCTGCGTGAACTCCGAAAATCTGCCAGCTTGGTGCTTCTCACCAATGGAAACAGACAGGTCCAGAGAGAGAAAATCGAGGCCTGCGGTGTGAGTCCATACTTTGATGCAATTGTGGTTGGAGGAGAACATGCTGAAGAGAAGCCAGCGCCATCTATTTTTCTTCATTGCTGTGACCTGGTGCAGGTGAAACCGGAGGACTGTGTGATGGTAGGCGACAATCTGGACACGGATATTCTCGGAGGACTGAATGCTGGACTTAAGGCAACTATTTGGTTAAATAATAATACCCATGTAACCAGCGACCCCAAGCCTGCACCTCACTATATCATTGACTCTATGACTCGCCTTCCCGAGGTTCTACGGAATCTATAG